Proteins encoded together in one Pseudomonas sp. TCU-HL1 window:
- a CDS encoding BCCT family transporter, whose product MEARSSSQSTLNPPVFFGSALLILALVLYSTLARDQAQRFFSHLQDWIFVNASWFYVLTVALILITVVFLAISRFGDIKLGPDHSRPDYRNSTWFAMLFSAGMGIGLMFFGVAEPLMHYANPPVGDPNTVAAAKEAMKLTFFHWGLHAWAIYAIVALILAFFCFRHDLPLTLRSALYPLIGERIHGPIGHAVDIFAILGTVFGVATSLGYGVLQINSGLNHLFDVPVSVPVQILLIAVTCALATLSVASGLNKGIRILSELNLVLAVLLLLVVLVLGPTVFLLKTFVQNTGGYLSEIVSKTFNLYAYESSDWIGGWTLLYWGWWLSWSPFVGLFIARISRGRTIREFVCGVLFVPAGFTLLWMTVFGDTAIHMVLTQGISSLAETVAQDSSLALFAFLEQFPFSSFLSLVAVLMVVVFFVTSADSGALVVDMLASGGREVTPLWQRLFWSILMGVVAMALLLADGLKALQTATIASALPFSVVLLAATWGLLKALRRDATKRGIRYQALNLSRPAPIQHGGWQRRLRNSLMFPRRAHVTRFIEEVVRPACLDVSEELRKQGYDVDVQNGDDGRCKLTVGHGAEVDFSYEVRPRALLLPRFVTRDGGEENADARKYFRAEVYLGEGGQDYDVMGWSREEVIGDLLDQYEKHLHFLHVVR is encoded by the coding sequence ATGGAGGCACGTTCGTCTTCGCAATCCACCCTCAACCCGCCGGTCTTTTTCGGCTCCGCCCTACTCATCCTCGCCCTGGTGCTCTACAGCACCCTCGCCCGCGACCAGGCCCAGCGCTTTTTCAGCCATCTCCAGGACTGGATCTTCGTCAATGCCAGCTGGTTCTACGTCCTGACTGTGGCGCTGATCCTGATCACCGTGGTGTTCCTCGCCATCAGCCGCTTTGGCGACATCAAGCTCGGCCCTGACCACAGCCGGCCCGATTACCGCAACAGCACCTGGTTCGCCATGTTGTTCTCAGCCGGCATGGGCATCGGCCTCATGTTCTTCGGCGTTGCCGAACCCCTGATGCACTACGCCAACCCGCCGGTGGGCGACCCCAACACGGTGGCCGCCGCCAAGGAGGCGATGAAGCTCACCTTCTTCCACTGGGGGCTGCATGCCTGGGCGATCTACGCCATCGTTGCGCTGATCCTCGCCTTCTTCTGCTTCCGCCACGACCTGCCGCTGACCCTGCGCTCGGCGCTCTACCCGCTGATTGGCGAGCGCATTCACGGCCCCATCGGCCACGCTGTGGATATCTTTGCGATTCTCGGCACCGTGTTCGGCGTAGCGACCTCTCTGGGCTACGGCGTCCTGCAGATCAACAGCGGCCTCAACCACCTGTTCGACGTCCCGGTCAGTGTGCCGGTGCAGATCCTGCTGATTGCCGTCACCTGCGCATTGGCCACCCTTTCCGTCGCCAGCGGCCTGAACAAAGGTATCCGCATCCTCTCCGAGCTGAACCTGGTCCTGGCGGTGCTCCTGCTGCTGGTCGTGCTGGTCCTGGGGCCGACGGTGTTCCTGCTCAAGACCTTCGTGCAGAACACCGGCGGTTACCTTTCGGAGATCGTCAGCAAGACCTTCAATCTCTACGCCTACGAGTCCAGTGACTGGATTGGCGGCTGGACCCTGCTCTACTGGGGCTGGTGGCTGTCCTGGTCGCCCTTCGTCGGCCTGTTCATTGCGCGCATTTCCCGTGGTCGCACCATCCGCGAATTCGTCTGCGGCGTGCTCTTCGTGCCGGCCGGCTTCACCCTGCTGTGGATGACGGTGTTTGGCGACACCGCTATCCACATGGTGCTCACCCAGGGCATCAGCAGCCTCGCCGAAACCGTGGCCCAGGACAGTTCGCTGGCGCTCTTCGCCTTCCTCGAACAGTTCCCCTTCTCCAGCTTCCTGTCGCTGGTGGCAGTGCTGATGGTGGTGGTGTTCTTCGTCACCTCGGCCGACTCCGGCGCCCTGGTGGTGGACATGCTGGCCTCCGGCGGGCGCGAAGTGACCCCACTGTGGCAGCGTCTGTTCTGGTCGATCCTGATGGGCGTGGTGGCCATGGCCCTGCTTCTGGCCGACGGCCTCAAGGCCCTGCAGACTGCCACCATCGCCAGCGCCCTGCCCTTCTCCGTGGTGTTGTTGGCCGCGACCTGGGGCCTGCTCAAGGCCCTGCGCCGGGACGCCACCAAACGCGGAATCCGCTACCAGGCGCTCAACCTCTCGCGCCCGGCCCCAATCCAGCACGGCGGCTGGCAGCGACGCCTGCGCAACAGCCTGATGTTCCCGCGCCGCGCTCATGTCACCCGCTTCATCGAAGAAGTGGTGCGTCCCGCCTGCCTGGACGTGTCGGAAGAGCTGCGCAAGCAAGGCTATGACGTGGACGTTCAGAACGGTGATGACGGCCGCTGCAAGCTGACTGTTGGTCACGGTGCCGAGGTGGACTTCAGCTACGAGGTACGTCCGCGCGCCCTGCTCCTGCCGCGCTTCGTCACCCGCGACGGTGGCGAGGAAAACGCCGACGCGCGCAAGTACTTCCGCGCCGAGGTATACCTGGGTGAAGGTGGCCAGGACTACGACGTCATGGGCTGGAGCCGCGAGGAAGTCATCGGCGATCTGCTCGACCAGTACGAAAAGCACCTGCACTTCCTGCATGTCGTGCGCTGA
- a CDS encoding type II toxin-antitoxin system Phd/YefM family antitoxin: MRIQTISYLKQHAATLDLDEPLCITQNGLPTMVVQSFEQYQQTQEAIALVKLLSMGDKDIESGRHFTGDELLQKLASRATRTDNSGL; this comes from the coding sequence ATGCGTATCCAAACGATTAGCTACCTCAAGCAGCACGCAGCAACGCTGGATCTCGACGAACCGCTTTGCATCACCCAGAACGGTCTTCCCACGATGGTCGTTCAGTCCTTCGAGCAGTATCAACAAACCCAAGAGGCCATCGCGCTGGTAAAGCTGCTCAGCATGGGTGACAAAGACATCGAGAGCGGCCGACACTTCACCGGCGACGAACTCCTGCAGAAGCTGGCGAGTCGCGCCACTCGCACTGACAACTCAGGCCTCTGA
- a CDS encoding fimbrial protein, with protein MKGLLATAVAGLLANSAMAADGTINFSGELTSASCKVTGGAGTSVTGNKGNQIINVNLGKVPIDALGGTAGGGIAAGTAINLELDCGNTGGGLTTVMLRFDPKSGSGIDAKNFNLLKTTGSASGVGIGLYDDDGNLLNLSANESIDTPLVASGTTPVNYKASLSMRAGYVKSSAAAPTPGIANGTLPFTLTYK; from the coding sequence ATGAAAGGTCTACTGGCCACGGCTGTAGCCGGCCTCCTGGCCAACTCCGCGATGGCTGCCGACGGCACCATCAACTTCTCCGGTGAACTCACCTCCGCCTCCTGCAAAGTCACCGGCGGCGCCGGCACCAGCGTTACCGGCAACAAGGGCAACCAAATCATCAACGTCAACCTGGGCAAGGTGCCCATCGACGCCTTGGGCGGCACTGCCGGCGGCGGTATCGCCGCCGGTACCGCGATCAACCTGGAACTGGATTGCGGCAACACCGGCGGCGGCCTGACCACCGTCATGCTGCGTTTCGACCCGAAATCCGGCTCCGGCATCGACGCCAAGAATTTCAACCTGCTGAAAACCACTGGTAGCGCCTCAGGTGTCGGCATCGGCCTCTATGACGATGACGGCAATCTGCTGAACCTCTCCGCCAACGAATCCATCGATACCCCTCTGGTCGCGAGTGGTACTACTCCGGTCAACTACAAAGCCTCGCTGTCCATGCGAGCGGGCTACGTGAAATCCAGCGCCGCTGCACCCACACCCGGCATCGCCAACGGCACCCTGCCGTTCACCCTGACTTACAAATAA
- a CDS encoding LysR substrate-binding domain-containing protein encodes MSRRLPPLYALRAFEAAARHASFTRAAEELAITQSAVSRHIRTLEDHFACRLFERQGRALQLTEPARMLLPGLRDGFDALERACTTLRVDDATLRLKAPSTLTMRWLLSRISRFRHLNDDIEVQLTSAWMDVDKVDFQHEPFDCAVLLSDGHFSQDWEVTLLFSEWLIPVCESSLVAEPWDLARLKGTELLHPTPDRRDWRRWLQRMELGEEVSLKGGQVFDTLELGIVAAARGYGVSIGDLVMVAEDVAEGRIGLPWPTAVASGESYYLVWPRARSGQDRLRRLRDFLQAEVAAMALPAVELLG; translated from the coding sequence ATGTCGCGCCGCCTACCGCCGCTCTACGCCCTGCGCGCCTTCGAGGCCGCCGCTCGCCATGCGTCCTTCACCCGTGCGGCGGAGGAACTGGCCATTACCCAGAGCGCGGTGAGCCGGCATATCCGCACGCTGGAGGACCACTTCGCCTGTCGGCTGTTCGAGCGACAGGGGCGGGCCCTGCAGCTCACCGAGCCGGCGCGCATGCTGCTGCCTGGCCTGCGGGATGGTTTCGATGCCCTGGAACGGGCCTGCACCACCTTGCGCGTCGATGACGCCACCCTGCGCTTGAAGGCGCCGTCGACGCTCACCATGCGCTGGTTGCTGTCGCGGATCAGCCGCTTTCGCCACCTCAACGACGACATCGAGGTGCAACTGACCAGCGCGTGGATGGATGTGGATAAGGTGGATTTCCAGCACGAGCCCTTCGATTGCGCGGTGCTGCTGAGCGACGGCCATTTCAGCCAGGACTGGGAAGTGACCCTGTTGTTCAGCGAATGGCTGATTCCGGTCTGCGAGTCGTCGCTGGTGGCCGAACCCTGGGACTTGGCGCGGCTGAAAGGAACCGAGCTGCTGCACCCGACGCCGGATCGCCGCGACTGGCGTCGCTGGCTGCAGCGCATGGAGCTGGGGGAAGAGGTCTCCCTCAAGGGGGGTCAGGTGTTCGACACCCTGGAGCTGGGCATAGTCGCCGCCGCGCGCGGCTATGGCGTGTCCATCGGCGATCTGGTGATGGTCGCGGAAGACGTTGCCGAGGGTCGCATCGGCCTGCCCTGGCCCACGGCGGTGGCCAGCGGTGAGAGCTATTACCTGGTCTGGCCACGGGCCCGCAGCGGCCAGGATCGCCTGCGGCGCTTGCGGGATTTCCTGCAGGCGGAAGTGGCGGCCATGGCGCTGCCGGCGGTGGAGTTGCTGGGCTAG
- a CDS encoding helix-turn-helix domain-containing protein, with the protein MRSELKRALGAALKSYRLKRNISQESMGPSQPYISNLEGGRWSASLDKIEQMADVLGVHPVSVILAGYLSSDSIANADEVLERVRRELKEIGL; encoded by the coding sequence ATGCGATCGGAACTCAAGCGTGCGCTTGGTGCGGCGCTCAAGTCGTATCGGCTCAAAAGGAACATTTCTCAAGAAAGCATGGGACCGAGCCAGCCCTACATCAGCAATCTCGAGGGTGGCCGATGGAGCGCATCACTCGACAAAATTGAGCAGATGGCTGATGTGCTGGGCGTGCATCCAGTCAGTGTCATTCTCGCGGGGTACCTCTCCTCCGACAGCATTGCAAACGCCGATGAAGTGCTGGAGAGAGTCCGCAGAGAACTGAAGGAGATTGGCCTCTAG
- a CDS encoding fimbrial protein yields MSRCTDALLWASLAISLCALPSTAMAIYCPNGPYKFVMEAPSFTFDPTVPDNTTLWSGSIRVVGGEGAKCVDGYSYIHQEGTVPLESYQRYASGIPGISFRIKSIGTCYTGYWPGECGFKDWGGHINGHSLALELVKTGPITAGGKLSGQFGRWRTRNMEDILHYSWSSAGGEIKPQTPTCNATQKTLNVSLGKINASVFSGVNSTSPEKSFAITLECSGGVVGATTSLYMTMTDQTTPANRTDQLSLAPSSSASGVAIQVLNGSNLIKYGPDSSEFGNENQWPVPNGQGIGNQTLTIPLTARFIQTQPTIVPGLAKGHATFTLSYK; encoded by the coding sequence ATGAGTAGATGTACTGACGCACTGTTGTGGGCCAGCCTTGCCATTTCCCTATGTGCCCTCCCCTCTACGGCCATGGCCATTTATTGTCCCAACGGACCTTACAAATTTGTCATGGAAGCCCCGTCGTTCACCTTCGACCCAACGGTCCCCGACAACACTACGCTCTGGTCCGGCAGTATTCGTGTTGTCGGCGGCGAGGGCGCAAAATGCGTGGACGGATACTCTTATATCCACCAAGAGGGCACGGTCCCGCTTGAAAGTTATCAGCGCTACGCTTCAGGTATCCCAGGTATCAGCTTCCGCATTAAAAGTATCGGCACTTGTTACACCGGCTATTGGCCGGGTGAGTGCGGCTTCAAAGACTGGGGCGGACATATCAATGGGCACTCCCTGGCACTGGAACTTGTCAAGACAGGTCCGATTACCGCTGGAGGAAAACTCTCAGGGCAATTTGGCCGTTGGCGCACTCGTAATATGGAGGACATTCTGCACTATTCATGGTCGAGCGCTGGCGGCGAAATCAAGCCCCAGACGCCAACCTGCAACGCCACGCAAAAGACACTCAACGTCTCACTCGGCAAGATCAACGCCTCTGTCTTCTCCGGGGTCAATTCAACGTCGCCGGAAAAATCCTTTGCCATCACGCTGGAATGCTCCGGCGGTGTCGTGGGCGCGACAACGAGCCTGTACATGACGATGACCGACCAGACCACCCCCGCCAATCGGACGGACCAGTTGAGCCTTGCCCCCAGTTCCTCGGCTTCTGGTGTCGCCATCCAGGTGCTCAATGGCTCCAACCTGATCAAGTACGGACCGGACTCGAGCGAGTTCGGCAACGAGAACCAGTGGCCAGTCCCCAATGGCCAGGGGATCGGCAATCAAACACTCACCATTCCCCTGACCGCACGCTTCATCCAGACGCAACCCACGATTGTGCCGGGGTTGGCCAAGGGCCACGCGACCTTCACCCTGAGCTACAAGTAA
- a CDS encoding fimbria/pilus outer membrane usher protein, translating to MSISRKKPNFKISSYSGAPCFMALGLALPTISPAVEFNPDFLQGSDAPVELKYFEQGSTVRPGSYDVDVYLNQTMFRRQGINFSANPESSEVRPVIRVGLLKELGVDVARLMRENLIPADVDDSTPLDIATLIPGASVEFDVNELALLISMPQAYVQRHSRGYVDPSLWDDGITALFTNYQANFSRNSNPGQTSDYRYIGLRNGLNLLGWRLRNESSLSGGTGMRNRFTSNRTFLERDIRRLKGTLSLGELYTQGDIFDSVRMRGVQLKSDIGMLPDNEIGYSPVVRGIAETNATVEVSQNGYVVYSTSVSPGAFEITDIYPSGSNGDLQIKIIEADGRERTYSQSYSYLPVMTRKGSLRYGVAAGEYRTDGQSSPTFTQGTAVYGATDNLTGYGGLLAAQKYNAVNLGVGINSGYGGLSFDVTNSQSKPQRGGRKQGQSARFLYSKTVSATDTTFTMVGYRYSTDGYRTLSQHVEDMDYISGERVGRQKSRFDLTINQSLRGRSSLFVSAGETNYWNRQGNTRRWQLGYSDSVRAASYSLAVSRTQEAGSMGQADTQFTASVSFPLGRTNSHRAYTSAVSSRNGDSSLRSGVSGFVDEQDTVSYSAQAGYSKDNSGSGSVGLGWDTSRASLSANYSRTRDSKHMDLGASGSVVLHSGGVTFGQSVGETFALVEVPDTRGIGLDSHSAIRTDSRGYAVVPYVQPYRYNWLNLDTTTLDSSTEITENAQMVVPTRGAVVKGRFAAATGRRLQFELSLDTGKKIPFGAQAFDEEGKSLGIVDNRSRLLVFGSKDSGRLDVRWEGDSCSVNYDLPPVNKELSYERFAALCQSN from the coding sequence GTGTCCATCTCCCGGAAAAAGCCCAACTTCAAGATTTCATCTTATTCCGGGGCGCCCTGTTTCATGGCCCTGGGCTTGGCGCTGCCCACCATTTCCCCGGCGGTAGAGTTCAACCCCGATTTTCTCCAAGGCAGTGACGCCCCTGTCGAACTCAAGTACTTCGAGCAGGGCAGCACGGTACGCCCGGGCTCGTACGACGTCGACGTCTACCTGAACCAGACGATGTTCCGCCGTCAGGGCATCAACTTCAGCGCCAACCCCGAGAGCAGCGAAGTTCGCCCGGTGATCCGGGTCGGCCTGCTCAAGGAACTGGGCGTGGACGTTGCACGGCTGATGCGGGAGAACCTCATCCCGGCCGATGTGGACGACAGCACGCCACTGGATATCGCTACACTCATCCCGGGCGCATCGGTGGAGTTCGATGTCAACGAACTGGCCCTGCTGATAAGCATGCCCCAGGCATACGTGCAGCGGCACTCGCGGGGCTATGTCGACCCATCACTCTGGGACGACGGCATCACCGCACTTTTCACCAACTACCAGGCCAACTTCAGCCGCAACAGCAACCCGGGCCAGACCAGCGACTACCGCTACATCGGCCTGCGCAACGGCCTGAACCTGCTCGGCTGGCGCCTGCGCAACGAATCGTCCCTGAGTGGCGGCACCGGCATGCGCAACCGGTTTACCAGCAACCGCACCTTCCTCGAGCGCGATATCCGCCGGTTGAAGGGCACACTGTCCCTCGGTGAGCTGTATACCCAGGGCGATATCTTCGACAGCGTGCGCATGCGTGGCGTCCAGCTCAAATCCGATATCGGCATGCTGCCCGACAACGAGATCGGCTACTCGCCGGTGGTGCGCGGCATCGCCGAGACCAATGCCACGGTCGAAGTGAGTCAGAACGGCTACGTGGTCTACTCCACCAGCGTCTCGCCGGGCGCCTTCGAGATCACCGACATCTACCCCAGCGGCTCCAACGGCGACCTCCAGATCAAGATCATCGAGGCCGACGGGCGGGAACGAACCTACAGCCAGTCCTACTCCTACCTGCCGGTGATGACCCGCAAGGGCAGCCTGCGCTACGGCGTGGCAGCGGGCGAGTACCGTACCGACGGGCAGTCCTCGCCCACGTTCACCCAGGGCACGGCGGTGTATGGCGCCACCGATAACCTCACCGGTTACGGCGGCCTGCTCGCCGCGCAGAAGTACAACGCGGTGAACCTGGGCGTGGGCATCAACTCGGGCTACGGCGGGTTGTCCTTCGACGTCACCAACAGCCAGTCGAAGCCCCAGCGCGGCGGGCGGAAACAGGGCCAGAGCGCGCGTTTCCTCTATTCGAAGACGGTAAGCGCCACCGACACCACCTTCACCATGGTCGGCTACCGCTACTCCACCGATGGCTACCGCACCCTCAGCCAGCATGTGGAAGACATGGACTACATCAGCGGCGAGCGCGTCGGCCGGCAGAAGAGCCGTTTCGACCTGACCATCAACCAGTCGCTACGCGGGCGCAGCTCGCTGTTCGTCAGTGCGGGCGAAACCAACTACTGGAACCGCCAGGGCAACACCCGCCGCTGGCAGCTCGGCTACAGCGACAGCGTCCGCGCCGCCAGCTACAGCCTGGCCGTCTCCCGAACCCAGGAAGCAGGTTCCATGGGGCAGGCCGATACCCAGTTCACCGCATCCGTGAGCTTCCCCCTGGGCCGCACCAATTCGCATCGTGCCTATACCAGCGCCGTCTCCTCGCGCAACGGCGACTCCAGCCTGCGCAGCGGCGTATCCGGCTTCGTGGACGAACAGGACACAGTCAGCTATTCCGCCCAGGCCGGCTACAGCAAGGACAACAGCGGCTCAGGCAGCGTCGGCCTTGGCTGGGACACGTCCAGGGCCTCGCTCAGCGCCAACTACAGCCGGACGCGGGATAGCAAGCACATGGACCTGGGCGCCAGCGGCTCGGTGGTGCTGCACAGCGGCGGCGTCACCTTCGGCCAGTCGGTGGGCGAAACCTTCGCCCTGGTGGAGGTGCCGGACACCCGCGGCATCGGCCTCGACAGCCACAGCGCGATCCGCACCGACAGCCGGGGCTACGCCGTGGTGCCCTACGTCCAGCCCTACCGCTACAACTGGCTGAACCTGGATACCACCACCCTGGATAGCAGCACCGAAATCACCGAAAACGCCCAGATGGTCGTGCCCACCCGTGGCGCCGTGGTCAAAGGCCGCTTTGCTGCTGCCACCGGCCGCCGCCTGCAGTTCGAGCTGAGCCTGGACACCGGCAAAAAGATCCCCTTCGGCGCCCAGGCCTTCGACGAGGAAGGCAAAAGCCTGGGCATCGTCGACAACCGCTCGCGCCTGCTGGTGTTCGGCAGCAAGGACTCGGGGCGGCTGGACGTGCGCTGGGAAGGCGACAGTTGCTCGGTCAACTACGACCTGCCCCCCGTGAACAAGGAACTCTCCTACGAACGCTTCGCGGCGCTGTGTCAGAGCAATTGA
- a CDS encoding NorM family multidrug efflux MATE transporter, whose amino-acid sequence MPQSIRNELVAILRLAGPLIAAQLAHVMMVFTDTVMMGLIGPEALAGGGLGAASYSFVSIFCVGVIAAVGNLVAIRHGADDKAGATRLTQSGLWLAFAMALGAGLLLWNLKPVLLAFGQAPESVEGAMQFLSTLVFALPGYLGFMALRGFTSAIGRPGPVMAISIGGALANFLLNYALIHGMFGLPKMGLAGIGLVTAVVMNAMALLLAWHIVCNPAYAAYPLGRGLLRPSREALAELVRLGLPIGGTYAVESGLFAFAALCMGALGSAPLAAHQIAIQSVYVAFMVPVGISYAVTFRIGQHFGAGRLEDARRAGRLGIAFGAGCMLAFAVLFWTAPEWVVGLFLDRHAPEFQGIVQLAVSLLAVAAWFELFDGIQTIAMGAIRGLKDAKTTFLVGLGCYWLVGAPTAWLLAFPLGWGATGVWWGLALGLACAALGLTLGFEWKTARLLRSTEDTIAARSLSVRL is encoded by the coding sequence ATGCCACAGAGCATACGCAATGAACTGGTCGCCATCCTGCGCCTGGCCGGCCCGCTGATCGCGGCGCAGTTGGCCCATGTGATGATGGTCTTCACCGACACCGTGATGATGGGCCTGATCGGCCCCGAAGCCCTGGCCGGTGGTGGCCTGGGTGCAGCCAGCTATTCCTTCGTATCGATCTTCTGCGTCGGCGTGATCGCCGCCGTGGGCAACCTGGTCGCCATCCGCCACGGCGCCGACGACAAGGCCGGCGCCACCCGGCTGACCCAGAGCGGCCTCTGGCTGGCCTTCGCCATGGCTCTGGGCGCGGGCTTGCTGCTGTGGAATCTCAAGCCGGTGCTGCTCGCCTTTGGCCAGGCGCCGGAAAGCGTGGAAGGTGCCATGCAGTTCCTGTCCACGCTGGTCTTCGCCCTGCCCGGCTATCTCGGCTTCATGGCCCTGCGCGGCTTCACCAGCGCCATCGGGCGGCCTGGCCCGGTCATGGCCATCAGCATCGGCGGGGCGCTGGCCAACTTCCTGCTGAACTACGCGCTGATCCACGGGATGTTCGGCCTGCCGAAAATGGGCCTCGCGGGCATCGGCCTGGTGACCGCCGTGGTGATGAACGCGATGGCGCTGCTGCTCGCCTGGCACATCGTGTGCAATCCGGCCTACGCAGCCTATCCGCTCGGACGCGGCTTGCTGCGACCATCCCGCGAGGCGCTGGCGGAGCTGGTGCGCCTGGGCCTGCCTATTGGCGGCACCTATGCGGTGGAATCGGGCCTGTTCGCCTTCGCCGCCCTGTGCATGGGCGCCCTGGGCAGCGCCCCGCTGGCGGCGCACCAGATCGCCATCCAGTCGGTTTACGTCGCCTTCATGGTGCCGGTGGGCATTTCCTACGCGGTGACCTTCCGCATCGGCCAGCACTTTGGTGCCGGCCGACTGGAGGACGCCCGCCGCGCCGGTCGCCTGGGCATCGCCTTCGGTGCCGGCTGCATGCTCGCCTTCGCGGTGCTGTTCTGGACCGCGCCGGAGTGGGTGGTGGGCCTGTTCCTCGACCGCCACGCCCCGGAGTTCCAAGGCATCGTGCAACTGGCCGTGAGCCTGCTGGCGGTGGCGGCCTGGTTCGAGCTGTTCGACGGCATCCAGACCATCGCCATGGGCGCCATTCGCGGCCTCAAGGACGCCAAGACCACCTTCCTGGTCGGGCTCGGTTGCTACTGGCTGGTAGGGGCGCCAACGGCCTGGCTGCTCGCCTTCCCCCTGGGCTGGGGTGCCACAGGCGTCTGGTGGGGCCTGGCACTGGGGCTGGCCTGCGCGGCGCTGGGGCTGACCCTGGGCTTCGAGTGGAAGACCGCGCGGCTGTTGCGGTCTACAGAAGACACCATCGCGGCACGCAGCCTCAGTGTTCGCCTTTAA
- a CDS encoding IS110 family transposase, with translation MTISPSQEDMMGVVIGIDIAKHTFDIATLQANGKYRTKAKLGNDQGGFEVLQQWLSKYAEPQAWVVMEATGIYHEALAQWLYERGYKVCVLNPSQTARYASSQLQRVKTDKVDAKMIAEYGRRHQDKLRAWEPEKPKIRRLRALTHRLKDLQELEQMEQNRLDVTHDDKAIELIQSMLKHIRQQIQDTLAAIEKHFDDNDDLKGQRNLLKSIDGIADRTAGLLLAELGDIQRFEDSRAVTAFAGLNPKLQDSGTLKGHVRISRMGSARLRAGLYLPAVVSLTYNPAIRALAERMRSAGKAGKQIVCAAMRKLLCIAYGVLKSGEPFDPKLAIAK, from the coding sequence GTGACGATCAGCCCTTCACAGGAGGACATGATGGGAGTTGTTATCGGCATTGATATTGCCAAGCACACATTCGATATCGCCACCTTGCAAGCCAACGGCAAGTACCGCACCAAGGCCAAGCTGGGCAATGACCAGGGCGGTTTCGAAGTTTTGCAGCAGTGGTTGAGTAAGTACGCAGAGCCGCAGGCCTGGGTCGTGATGGAAGCGACAGGTATTTACCACGAGGCCCTTGCCCAATGGCTGTACGAACGGGGTTACAAGGTCTGCGTGCTAAACCCTAGCCAGACGGCGCGTTACGCCAGTAGCCAGTTGCAGCGCGTGAAGACCGACAAGGTCGATGCCAAGATGATTGCAGAGTACGGCCGCAGGCATCAGGACAAGCTGCGTGCCTGGGAGCCTGAAAAGCCGAAGATTCGCCGCCTCAGAGCACTTACGCACCGCCTGAAAGATCTTCAGGAGCTGGAGCAGATGGAGCAAAACCGTCTGGATGTGACGCATGATGACAAAGCTATTGAATTGATTCAGTCGATGCTCAAGCACATCCGCCAACAGATCCAGGACACGCTGGCGGCGATCGAAAAACACTTCGACGACAACGATGATCTCAAGGGGCAGCGGAACCTGCTCAAGAGCATCGATGGCATTGCAGACCGAACCGCGGGACTCTTGCTGGCCGAGCTTGGCGATATCCAGCGCTTTGAGGACAGTCGAGCGGTCACCGCCTTTGCAGGACTGAACCCGAAGTTGCAAGACTCAGGCACGCTCAAGGGCCATGTTCGTATCTCGCGGATGGGCTCTGCCAGGTTGCGCGCAGGACTCTATCTGCCAGCCGTCGTATCCCTGACCTACAACCCAGCTATCCGCGCGCTGGCCGAGCGCATGCGCAGCGCCGGTAAGGCCGGCAAACAGATCGTCTGCGCAGCCATGCGCAAGCTGCTATGCATCGCTTATGGCGTGCTTAAATCAGGCGAGCCGTTTGATCCCAAACTGGCTATTGCGAAGTAA
- a CDS encoding fimbrial biogenesis chaperone, whose translation MKLLSSRTLWAGLLLLSSGLANAGITLSGTRVVLQAPAKETSILVRNQAPQDVMIQSWMEIEGPDDAQDLPFAITPNLSRLGANKQQTLRILFQGQGLPTDRESVFRLSVQEIPQKSANDNTLQIALRQRIKVFYRPAGLPGTVADAPKELKWRLIQQGGKPRMEVTNNSAFHVSFASVKLHNGSKSYDIPADMLRPKSSLQLDIKELTGVTSTSGMKIEFQNVNDFGGLDKHSSALSN comes from the coding sequence GTGAAACTACTGTCTTCCAGAACCCTCTGGGCCGGCCTGCTGTTGCTGTCTTCCGGCCTGGCCAACGCAGGCATCACATTGAGTGGCACCCGGGTCGTGCTGCAGGCACCCGCCAAGGAGACGTCGATCCTGGTGAGAAACCAGGCCCCGCAAGACGTCATGATCCAGTCCTGGATGGAAATCGAAGGCCCCGATGACGCCCAGGACTTGCCTTTCGCCATTACGCCCAACCTCAGCCGACTGGGTGCCAACAAGCAGCAGACCTTGCGCATCCTGTTCCAGGGCCAAGGCCTGCCGACTGACCGGGAATCCGTGTTCCGGCTGAGCGTCCAGGAAATTCCGCAGAAATCGGCGAACGACAACACTCTGCAGATCGCCCTGCGCCAGCGCATCAAGGTTTTCTACCGTCCGGCCGGGCTGCCGGGAACCGTTGCAGATGCCCCCAAGGAGCTGAAATGGCGCCTGATCCAGCAAGGCGGAAAACCCAGGATGGAAGTGACCAACAACTCGGCATTCCATGTGTCCTTCGCCAGCGTGAAGTTACATAACGGCAGCAAGTCCTACGACATACCCGCGGACATGCTCAGACCAAAATCGAGCCTTCAGCTCGATATCAAGGAACTGACCGGAGTCACTTCAACCAGTGGCATGAAAATAGAGTTCCAGAACGTGAACGATTTCGGTGGCCTCGATAAACACTCCAGCGCCTTGAGCAACTGA